From the genome of Yersinia enterocolitica, one region includes:
- a CDS encoding alkaline proteinase inhibitor, with protein MLIRVNQRPGDKPSTVYNGVFMVKRSLHQPYRSLFSAILAISTLMSSGAMMASSLVLPNASDLSGQWQLQLNSSVVKFCGIELKSTAIKPNLTWHASGESSCLKQLLGSAPQGWRPTPDGITLTDGTGNALAFFERAQEGYEMTLPDNTGVVTLRRIPN; from the coding sequence GTGCTGATAAGAGTAAACCAGCGTCCGGGTGATAAGCCGAGCACTGTTTATAATGGAGTATTTATGGTGAAGAGGTCATTACATCAACCTTATCGGTCACTGTTTAGTGCCATATTGGCGATATCAACTTTAATGAGTTCAGGAGCGATGATGGCGAGCAGTCTGGTGCTACCGAATGCCAGTGATTTAAGTGGTCAATGGCAATTACAGTTAAATAGCTCTGTTGTGAAATTCTGCGGCATTGAGCTGAAATCCACGGCAATTAAACCCAACTTGACCTGGCATGCCAGCGGAGAATCCTCCTGCCTTAAACAGTTACTGGGTAGTGCTCCGCAGGGCTGGCGTCCAACGCCGGACGGCATCACTTTAACTGATGGGACTGGTAATGCATTGGCATTTTTTGAACGAGCACAAGAAGGTTATGAAATGACTTTGCCGGATAATACCGGAGTGGTCACATTGCGCCGTATACCGAATTAA
- a CDS encoding serine 3-dehydrogenase: protein MKASSNKVVDQLDAAISRSGYNAVSEFFQYHARGEDLVINGKPSYSNEDAGLQITRTDQTWNGKYVFDQPVKLTYSFLDSVTRIPGGDKGFVKFNPAQIATAKLSLQSWSDAANITFTEITPNQKANVTFGNFTLSHDGSLADSQAYALLPGSGSSSGSTWYNYNVDNIRHPDTMEYGRQTLTHEIGHALGLSHPGNYNAGEGTPTYKDVTYAEDTRQFSIMSYWNEKNTGGDNKGHYAAAPMLDDIAAIQHLYGANMTTRTGDTIYGFHSNTNRDYYTAADSSKALIFSVWDADGNDTFDFSGYSNDQRINLHEKSFTDVGGLKGNVSIAAGVTIENAIGGSGNDIIVGNDARNTLMGGDGNDILFGDGGADVLWGGTGKDIFVFGKVSDSTPQAADWIMDFERGIDKIDLSAFNFSNSGGFHFVNSFSGKAGEAMLTYDAGSNVSELALNNVTGDHLFSDFLVKIIGQPAQETDFIV from the coding sequence ATGAAAGCAAGTAGTAATAAAGTTGTCGATCAGCTTGATGCCGCGATATCACGGAGTGGTTATAATGCAGTAAGCGAGTTTTTTCAGTATCATGCGCGTGGTGAAGACTTAGTGATTAACGGTAAGCCTTCTTACTCCAATGAAGATGCTGGATTACAAATTACTCGCACTGATCAAACGTGGAATGGTAAATATGTTTTTGATCAGCCGGTAAAGCTGACTTATTCATTTTTAGATAGTGTTACTCGAATTCCGGGGGGCGATAAGGGTTTTGTTAAATTTAACCCCGCACAAATTGCCACTGCTAAATTATCATTACAGTCATGGTCAGATGCTGCCAATATTACATTCACAGAAATCACTCCCAACCAAAAAGCTAATGTTACATTTGGCAATTTTACACTTTCTCACGACGGGTCACTGGCTGATTCACAGGCCTATGCACTTTTGCCCGGCAGTGGAAGTTCATCTGGTTCTACCTGGTACAATTATAACGTCGATAATATACGCCACCCGGATACCATGGAATATGGACGGCAAACACTAACCCATGAAATAGGGCATGCTCTAGGCCTTAGCCATCCCGGTAATTATAATGCAGGGGAGGGAACACCGACTTATAAAGATGTGACTTATGCGGAAGATACCCGTCAGTTCAGTATTATGAGTTATTGGAACGAAAAAAATACCGGAGGCGATAACAAAGGGCATTATGCTGCTGCACCGATGTTGGATGATATTGCGGCTATTCAGCATTTATACGGAGCGAATATGACGACCCGCACCGGTGATACCATATACGGTTTTCATTCCAATACCAATCGTGATTATTACACTGCAGCGGACAGCAGTAAGGCATTAATCTTTTCGGTCTGGGATGCCGATGGTAACGATACCTTTGATTTTTCCGGTTATAGCAATGATCAACGTATTAACTTGCATGAGAAATCCTTCACTGATGTCGGTGGTCTGAAAGGCAACGTTTCCATTGCGGCCGGTGTGACTATCGAAAATGCGATTGGTGGCTCAGGTAACGATATCATCGTGGGTAACGACGCTCGTAATACCTTAATGGGAGGTGATGGTAATGATATCTTGTTCGGCGATGGCGGTGCTGATGTGTTGTGGGGGGGGACAGGTAAAGATATTTTTGTATTTGGCAAAGTTAGTGACTCCACCCCACAAGCTGCTGATTGGATAATGGATTTTGAACGTGGCATTGACAAGATTGATCTTTCAGCTTTCAATTTTTCCAACAGTGGCGGCTTCCATTTTGTTAATAGTTTCAGCGGTAAAGCAGGCGAAGCTATGCTGACTTATGATGCTGGAAGCAATGTTAGTGAGCTAGCATTAAATAATGTGACAGGCGACCATTTATTCTCCGATTTTTTAGTGAAAATAATTGGGCAGCCAGCACAAGAAACAGATTTTATTGTTTGA
- a CDS encoding serine 3-dehydrogenase, with translation MTLKSINKIANDQIDNTINQSGYSAVIDLFRDSVRGDGFTTSSGKVSFDLGKSALQLNRSELNWNGKTTLGHDVDLTYSFLDLQSQKSDDVHGFIKFNPEQVAQTKFSLQSWSDVANIHFTEVGPTEKANITLGNYSLTADGQLAGGQAYTSSSYTSGPNERIADTSTWYNYNMDNIREPEKMEYGRLTLAHELGHALGLSHPANYNAGQDNTFAKDAVYGEDTRQFSIMSYWDAWQSGADHQGHYASTPLVDDIFAIQRLYGANMDTRTEDNIYGFNSNTQRDSFTLTDSSDQKVFSVWDAGGIDTFDFSGYSVDQRINLEEAAFSDVGGLKANVSIAANVTIENAIGGSGNDVLVGNGADNELRGGAGNDVLFGGGGADKLWGGSGSDIFVFGRTTDSSPSAPDWIMDFEGGIDKIDLSVFNTGSGGIHFVDHFSGSASEALLTYDPQTNISDLALNVDGGQLLPDFLVKIVGQPTQATDFIV, from the coding sequence TTGACGTTGAAATCAATCAATAAAATAGCTAATGATCAGATCGATAACACTATTAACCAAAGTGGCTATAGTGCTGTTATTGATTTATTTCGTGACTCAGTTCGAGGCGATGGTTTTACTACGTCAAGTGGAAAGGTTAGTTTTGATTTAGGTAAGTCGGCTCTGCAGTTAAACCGTAGCGAACTAAATTGGAATGGAAAAACGACCTTAGGGCACGATGTTGATCTAACTTATTCATTCCTCGATTTGCAGTCTCAAAAATCGGATGATGTTCACGGGTTTATTAAATTCAATCCTGAGCAAGTGGCACAAACTAAATTTTCACTGCAATCCTGGTCTGATGTCGCTAATATCCACTTCACCGAGGTGGGGCCAACCGAAAAAGCCAATATTACATTGGGCAACTATTCATTAACGGCTGATGGGCAGTTGGCGGGAGGGCAGGCATATACCAGTTCCAGTTACACTTCTGGTCCTAACGAAAGAATAGCTGATACCAGCACTTGGTATAATTACAATATGGATAATATCCGAGAGCCAGAGAAAATGGAGTATGGTCGCTTGACTCTGGCGCACGAATTGGGACATGCACTTGGTCTGAGTCACCCTGCGAATTATAACGCCGGACAGGATAATACTTTTGCCAAGGATGCGGTTTATGGTGAAGATACTCGTCAGTTCAGTATCATGAGTTATTGGGATGCTTGGCAATCCGGGGCTGACCATCAGGGGCACTACGCGTCAACGCCACTGGTAGATGATATTTTTGCAATTCAGCGTCTTTACGGTGCGAATATGGATACCCGCACGGAAGATAATATCTATGGTTTCAACTCCAACACTCAGCGCGACTCTTTTACCCTGACAGATAGCAGTGATCAGAAAGTATTCTCTGTTTGGGATGCGGGCGGCATTGATACCTTTGATTTCTCAGGCTATAGCGTTGATCAACGTATCAATCTGGAAGAAGCTGCTTTTTCTGATGTCGGGGGATTAAAAGCTAACGTTTCAATCGCCGCCAACGTGACGATTGAGAATGCCATTGGTGGTTCTGGTAATGATGTTCTGGTGGGTAATGGAGCAGATAACGAACTACGTGGTGGCGCAGGTAATGATGTTCTGTTCGGCGGCGGCGGCGCAGATAAACTTTGGGGGGGCAGCGGTAGCGATATTTTCGTTTTCGGCCGGACCACGGATTCTTCACCAAGTGCGCCAGACTGGATCATGGATTTTGAGGGCGGTATAGATAAAATCGATTTATCCGTTTTTAATACTGGCAGCGGTGGTATTCACTTTGTCGATCATTTTAGCGGTTCTGCCAGTGAAGCATTATTAACTTATGATCCGCAGACTAATATCAGCGATTTGGCATTAAATGTTGATGGCGGGCAATTATTACCTGATTTTCTTGTGAAAATTGTGGGGCAGCCAACTCAGGCAACTGATTTTATTGTTTGA